A portion of the Microbacterium hominis genome contains these proteins:
- a CDS encoding SDR family NAD(P)-dependent oxidoreductase, whose translation MVRSALVTGASSGIGAEYARQLAARGADLVLVARDHAALETLATTLRSLHRVQVEVLAADLLKPRELAKVEARLRDADRPIGILVNDAGFALPFAFEKNPISEEVRHLRLHVEVPMRLSHAALRSMLARGRGRIINVASVSAYMPRSTYGAAKAWVLSFSRWANGAYAGRGVSVTAVLPGFTHTRFHERAGLPPGQEGVADWMWLEASQVVSESLRDAARGRAVSIPSTRYKVLTALSRLAPSGLVARLASRGR comes from the coding sequence ATGGTGAGATCCGCCCTCGTGACCGGTGCGAGCTCGGGCATCGGCGCCGAGTATGCGCGCCAGCTCGCCGCCCGAGGGGCCGACCTCGTGCTCGTGGCCCGCGACCACGCCGCGCTCGAGACGCTGGCGACCACGCTGCGTTCGCTCCACCGCGTGCAGGTCGAGGTGCTCGCGGCCGATCTGCTCAAGCCGCGCGAGCTCGCCAAAGTCGAGGCGCGCCTGCGCGATGCCGATCGGCCGATCGGCATCCTCGTCAACGACGCCGGATTCGCCCTGCCGTTCGCCTTCGAGAAGAACCCGATCTCCGAGGAGGTGCGCCACCTGCGCCTGCACGTGGAGGTGCCCATGCGGCTCTCGCACGCCGCGCTGCGCTCGATGCTGGCGCGCGGGCGGGGACGCATCATCAACGTCGCCTCGGTGTCGGCCTACATGCCGCGCTCGACATACGGCGCCGCGAAGGCCTGGGTGCTCAGCTTCAGCCGCTGGGCCAACGGCGCCTACGCCGGGCGGGGGGTGAGCGTCACCGCGGTGCTGCCCGGGTTCACGCACACCCGCTTCCACGAGCGCGCGGGTCTGCCGCCCGGACAGGAGGGCGTCGCCGACTGGATGTGGCTGGAGGCCTCCCAGGTCGTGTCGGAGTCGCTGCGGGATGCCGCGCGCGGCCGCGCCGTGTCGATCCCGTCGACGCGCTACAAGGTGCTCACGGCGCTGTCGCGACTGGCGCCGTCGGGGCTGGTCGCCCGGCTCGCCTCCCGCGGCCGCTGA
- a CDS encoding ATP-dependent zinc protease family protein translates to MTEPLHSNTIIGWREWVSLPDADVEWLKAKIDTGARSSALHAFEIEQFERDGAEWVRFGIHPWQRTGADARTVELPVHDRRRIRSSTGHTQQRFVVLMRIVLHGRPVTAEVTLTNRDEMGFRMLVGRQALRQGFLVDTKRSFVGGRAPKEVRRRNRGRVEV, encoded by the coding sequence GTGACAGAACCTCTCCATTCAAACACCATCATCGGGTGGCGCGAGTGGGTGAGCCTGCCGGATGCGGATGTCGAGTGGCTCAAAGCCAAGATCGACACCGGCGCCCGCTCGTCGGCGCTGCACGCATTCGAGATCGAGCAGTTCGAGCGCGACGGAGCGGAGTGGGTTCGGTTCGGCATCCACCCGTGGCAGCGGACGGGCGCCGACGCCCGCACGGTGGAGCTGCCGGTGCACGACCGGCGTCGCATCCGCTCGTCCACCGGCCACACGCAGCAGCGGTTCGTCGTGCTCATGCGCATCGTGCTGCACGGCCGTCCGGTGACCGCCGAGGTGACGCTGACCAACCGCGACGAGATGGGCTTCCGCATGCTGGTGGGCCGTCAGGCCCTGCGACAGGGATTCCTCGTCGACACGAAGCGCTCTTTCGTCGGGGGTCGGGCTCCCAAGGAGGTGCGGCGCCGCAATCGCGGCCGCGTCGAGGTGTGA
- the dapA gene encoding 4-hydroxy-tetrahydrodipicolinate synthase, whose translation MTHTGNPFGQVLVALVTPMTADGEVDWPGVEKHIDDVVTAGADGVVVTGTTGETSTLTDAEKLRLVEVGKDVAAGRAKIITGGGSNETAHAIELYKASEKAGADGIMIVTPYYNKPTQAGILTHFRLVADATDLPVILYDIPGRTGVPIKYETILRLAKHPNILAIKDAKGDFSEVSRVLNQTDLLYFSGDDANVLPHLAIGATGLIGVTANIAPAPYRTIVDAVNAGDLKTATAEHQRLEPLVRAVMTHVPGTVSAKYILHGLGRIGSPRVRLPLVGPEEWEAAMIEDELALVADVSGADFSDFRPDRNAAAGGALPKVHGTTR comes from the coding sequence ATGACGCACACCGGCAACCCCTTCGGTCAGGTGCTCGTCGCGCTGGTCACGCCGATGACCGCCGACGGCGAGGTCGATTGGCCCGGTGTCGAGAAGCACATCGACGATGTCGTGACGGCAGGCGCCGACGGCGTCGTGGTCACGGGCACGACCGGCGAGACCAGCACCCTCACCGACGCCGAGAAGCTGCGGCTGGTCGAGGTCGGCAAGGACGTCGCCGCGGGCCGCGCCAAGATCATCACCGGAGGCGGCTCGAACGAGACCGCGCACGCCATCGAGCTCTACAAGGCCAGCGAGAAGGCCGGCGCCGACGGCATCATGATCGTCACGCCGTACTACAACAAGCCGACGCAGGCCGGCATCCTGACGCACTTCCGTCTCGTCGCCGACGCCACCGACCTCCCGGTCATCCTGTACGACATCCCCGGCCGCACCGGGGTGCCGATCAAGTACGAGACGATCCTGCGCTTGGCCAAGCACCCCAACATCCTCGCGATCAAGGATGCGAAGGGCGACTTCAGCGAGGTCAGCCGCGTGCTGAACCAGACCGACCTGCTCTACTTCTCCGGCGACGACGCCAACGTGCTGCCGCACCTGGCCATCGGTGCGACCGGACTCATCGGCGTCACCGCGAACATCGCGCCGGCCCCGTACCGCACGATCGTCGACGCGGTGAACGCGGGCGACCTGAAGACCGCGACGGCCGAGCACCAGCGGCTCGAGCCGCTGGTGCGGGCCGTCATGACCCATGTGCCGGGCACCGTCTCGGCGAAGTACATCCTCCACGGCCTCGGCCGCATCGGCAGCCCGCGCGTGCGACTGCCGCTTGTGGGTCCCGAGGAATGGGAGGCCGCCATGATCGAGGACGAACTCGCCCTCGTCGCCGACGTCTCCGGCGCCGACTTCAGCGACTTCCGCCCCGACCGCAACGCGGCCGCCGGCGGAGCCCTGCCGAAGGTGCACGGGACGACCCGTTAG
- a CDS encoding 4-hydroxy-tetrahydrodipicolinate reductase — MTTRVALVGGTGKLGGIIREVIDDEPGFEVAAVLTSRSELSELDGADLVVDASVPAVSIDIVRAAIERGINVLVGTSGWSAERIALVRPLVDAAGTGAVFIPNFSLGSVLGSALAAAAAPFFPSIEIVETHRETKVDSPSGTAVRTAELIAAARAGVGPVESPHVDQRARGQQVASVPIHSLRRPGVVAKQETVLSGAGESLSIVHDTIEPAAAYAPGIRLALAHAREARGVVIGLDSFLDIGIRTPGAPGGGRVVDEGGVPGQVARATGA, encoded by the coding sequence ATGACGACGCGCGTGGCCCTGGTGGGCGGCACCGGGAAGCTCGGCGGGATCATCCGTGAGGTCATCGACGACGAGCCGGGGTTCGAGGTCGCCGCCGTGCTCACCTCCCGCTCCGAGCTGTCGGAGCTCGACGGCGCCGACCTGGTGGTGGATGCCTCGGTGCCTGCGGTCTCGATCGACATCGTCCGCGCCGCCATCGAGCGGGGCATCAACGTGCTCGTGGGCACCTCCGGCTGGTCGGCCGAGCGGATCGCCCTCGTGCGGCCGCTGGTGGATGCCGCGGGCACGGGTGCCGTGTTCATCCCCAACTTCTCCCTGGGCTCGGTCCTCGGCTCCGCGCTGGCCGCGGCGGCGGCCCCCTTCTTCCCGTCCATCGAGATCGTCGAGACCCACCGCGAGACCAAGGTGGACTCGCCCAGCGGAACGGCCGTGCGTACGGCGGAGCTGATCGCGGCCGCACGAGCCGGCGTCGGCCCGGTCGAATCGCCGCACGTCGACCAGCGCGCCCGTGGCCAGCAGGTGGCCAGCGTGCCGATCCACTCCCTGCGCCGGCCCGGCGTCGTCGCCAAGCAGGAGACGGTGCTCTCGGGCGCCGGCGAGTCCCTGTCGATCGTGCACGACACCATCGAGCCCGCAGCCGCCTATGCCCCCGGCATCCGGCTGGCCCTCGCGCACGCGCGCGAAGCGCGCGGCGTGGTCATCGGCCTGGACAGCTTCCTCGACATCGGCATCCGCACCCCCGGAGCGCCCGGGGGCGGCCGCGTGGTCGACGAAGGGGGCGTGCCCGGTCAGGTCGCCCGCGCCACCGGAGCATGA
- a CDS encoding histidine phosphatase family protein, with amino-acid sequence MTHYIYLVRHGEHQDAEHGLVDGPLSPRGRRQASLLADRLSGVPFDAVWHSPLERASQTARAVSERMPSLSPEPSSLLFDCVPTGMTEETPAAFEPFFGSVTEAEIEAGRAQMADAVSEFLVRRTGDVHELLITHNFVIAWFVREVLQAPEWRWMTLNQAHCGLTVIAQKQGRPWSLVSHNDLAHLPVELRTGLPEPYPV; translated from the coding sequence GTGACGCACTACATCTATCTTGTGCGGCATGGGGAGCATCAGGATGCCGAGCACGGCCTCGTCGACGGGCCGCTCTCGCCGCGGGGCCGCCGCCAGGCGTCGCTGCTGGCGGATCGCCTGTCGGGTGTGCCCTTCGACGCCGTGTGGCACTCGCCGCTCGAGCGTGCGAGCCAGACGGCCCGCGCCGTGTCCGAGCGCATGCCGTCGCTGTCTCCCGAGCCCTCCTCGCTGCTGTTCGACTGCGTCCCCACCGGCATGACCGAAGAGACCCCGGCGGCGTTCGAGCCCTTCTTCGGGTCGGTGACGGAGGCCGAGATCGAGGCGGGGCGTGCGCAGATGGCGGACGCGGTCAGCGAGTTCCTGGTGCGGCGCACCGGAGACGTCCACGAGCTGCTGATCACCCACAACTTCGTGATCGCGTGGTTCGTCCGCGAGGTGCTGCAGGCACCGGAATGGCGATGGATGACGCTCAATCAGGCCCATTGCGGGCTGACCGTCATCGCCCAGAAGCAGGGCAGGCCCTGGTCGCTGGTCTCCCACAACGACCTGGCCCACCTCCCGGTGGAGCTGCGCACCGGGCTCCCCGAGCCCTACCCCGTCTGA
- a CDS encoding TlpA family protein disulfide reductase, which translates to MDLISALVGLGALLAATVAIGIVVKWRQGRPQRHIPHEVVEPHRLGADSLGRTATLLQFSTELCAKCPGVHRMLSSVADAHDGVRHLDIDVTHRPDIAKHFHVLQTPTTLLLDRNGAVQTRFGGAPNRDVLELEVTRLVSEPAHA; encoded by the coding sequence GTGGATCTGATCAGCGCTCTCGTCGGACTCGGCGCCCTTCTTGCGGCGACCGTGGCCATCGGCATCGTTGTGAAGTGGCGCCAGGGGCGCCCGCAACGCCACATCCCGCACGAGGTCGTCGAACCGCACCGTCTGGGGGCGGACAGCCTCGGCCGCACCGCCACGCTGCTGCAGTTCAGCACCGAACTGTGCGCGAAGTGCCCGGGCGTGCACCGCATGCTCTCGAGCGTCGCCGACGCCCACGACGGCGTGCGCCACCTCGACATCGACGTGACCCACCGGCCCGACATCGCCAAGCACTTCCACGTGCTGCAGACCCCCACCACTCTCCTGCTCGACAGGAACGGCGCCGTGCAGACCCGCTTCGGCGGCGCACCCAACCGCGACGTGCTCGAACTCGAGGTCACCCGTCTCGTCTCGGAGCCCGCACATGCCTGA
- a CDS encoding dihydrofolate reductase, whose product MTAAIGLVWAQARGGVIGAAGGMPWHVPEDLAHFREVTADAPVVMGRRTWDSLPERFRPLPGRRNFVVTRSAQWSAPGAQRAGSLDEALADAGDAGVDRIWLIGGGKLFREGIARADLLEVTELDVDVEGDTFAPPTPGWMPVTADPPVGWRTSRTGIPYRFLTLRRAARDEPEESAW is encoded by the coding sequence ATGACGGCGGCGATCGGCCTCGTCTGGGCCCAGGCGCGCGGTGGCGTCATCGGCGCGGCCGGCGGCATGCCGTGGCACGTCCCCGAGGACCTCGCGCACTTCCGCGAGGTGACCGCCGACGCCCCCGTCGTGATGGGGCGCCGCACGTGGGACTCGCTGCCGGAGCGGTTCCGCCCGCTTCCCGGACGCCGCAACTTCGTCGTGACCCGGTCGGCGCAGTGGTCGGCGCCGGGCGCGCAGCGCGCGGGATCGCTCGATGAGGCGCTCGCCGACGCCGGAGACGCCGGCGTCGACCGCATCTGGCTCATCGGCGGCGGGAAGCTGTTCCGCGAGGGCATCGCTCGCGCCGACCTGCTCGAGGTCACCGAACTCGATGTCGACGTCGAGGGCGACACGTTCGCCCCGCCGACGCCGGGGTGGATGCCGGTCACCGCCGATCCGCCCGTCGGGTGGCGCACCTCGCGCACCGGCATCCCGTATCGCTTCCTGACCCTGCGCCGCGCGGCGCGTGACGAACCGGAGGAGTCCGCATGGTGA
- a CDS encoding GNAT family N-acetyltransferase, protein MVTLTPFPVDTPVAHELLAEYFQSREIGFAHQHVVYTTRFPEPSVFSPPAGVFVVVADDEGSPVGCGGIRAIADGPLGPRYEVKHLYLRESTRGRGWGRLLLDDLERRARDFGARELVLDTHHSLEAAAGLYASAGFVTIEPYNDNPNATRWYGKTLPAEPGDAVTA, encoded by the coding sequence GTGGTGACCCTGACCCCCTTCCCCGTCGACACTCCCGTTGCCCACGAACTGCTGGCCGAGTACTTCCAGTCGCGCGAGATCGGCTTCGCCCACCAGCACGTCGTCTACACGACCCGGTTCCCGGAGCCGTCGGTGTTCTCCCCGCCTGCGGGCGTGTTCGTCGTGGTCGCCGACGACGAGGGGTCGCCGGTCGGTTGCGGCGGGATCCGCGCGATCGCCGATGGCCCCCTCGGCCCGCGGTACGAGGTCAAGCACCTCTACCTGCGCGAGTCGACACGCGGCCGCGGGTGGGGCCGCCTGCTGCTCGACGATCTGGAGCGTCGGGCGCGCGACTTCGGCGCGCGCGAGCTCGTGCTCGACACGCACCACTCGCTGGAGGCCGCGGCGGGCCTCTACGCGAGTGCCGGCTTCGTGACGATCGAGCCGTACAACGACAACCCCAACGCGACGCGCTGGTACGGCAAGACGCTGCCCGCCGAGCCGGGCGACGCCGTCACGGCCTGA
- the rimK gene encoding 30S ribosomal protein S6--L-glutamate ligase, producing MKLAILSRAPRAYSTQRLRAAALQRGHDVRVLNTLRFGIDLSGAEPDLQYRGRQLSDYDAVLPRIGNSITYYGTAVVRQFEQMDVYTPNTANGITNARDKLRATQILSRHNIGMPATAFVRNRADVRQAIERVGGAPVVIKLLEGTQGIGVILAPGVKVAEAIIETLHSTKQNVLIQRFIEESRGRDVRALVVGDRVVAAMRRSATGDEFRSNVHRGGTVEAVELTPEYEQAAVRSAQIMGLKIAGVDMLEGNDGPLVMEVNSSPGLQGIETATNLDVAGAIIDFIANQVAFPEIDVRQRLTVSTGYGVAELVVHGAADLVGTRLGESGLWERDITVLTLHRGTNVIPNPRKGVVLEAEDRLLCFGKLEEMRSMIPERRRRRAKVRRLPKEPIPADPETQTQTG from the coding sequence ATGAAACTCGCGATCCTCTCGCGCGCCCCGAGAGCGTACTCGACCCAGCGACTCCGCGCTGCAGCGCTGCAGCGCGGACACGACGTGCGCGTGCTCAACACCCTCCGCTTCGGCATCGATCTGTCCGGCGCCGAGCCCGACCTGCAGTATCGCGGGCGGCAGCTGTCGGACTACGACGCTGTGCTGCCGCGCATCGGCAACTCGATCACCTACTACGGCACGGCCGTGGTGCGGCAGTTCGAGCAGATGGATGTCTACACGCCCAACACCGCGAACGGCATCACGAACGCCCGTGACAAGCTGCGGGCGACCCAGATCCTCTCCCGTCACAACATCGGGATGCCGGCCACCGCGTTCGTTCGCAACCGTGCGGACGTGCGCCAGGCGATCGAGCGCGTCGGCGGAGCGCCGGTGGTGATCAAGCTCCTGGAGGGCACCCAGGGCATCGGCGTGATCCTCGCGCCGGGCGTCAAGGTCGCCGAGGCGATCATCGAGACCCTGCACTCCACGAAGCAGAACGTGCTGATCCAGCGGTTCATCGAGGAGAGCCGCGGTCGCGACGTGCGCGCCCTCGTCGTCGGCGACCGCGTGGTGGCCGCCATGCGGCGCAGCGCCACCGGCGACGAGTTCCGCTCGAACGTCCACCGCGGGGGCACCGTGGAGGCCGTCGAGCTCACCCCGGAGTACGAGCAGGCGGCCGTGCGCTCGGCGCAGATCATGGGCCTGAAGATCGCCGGCGTCGACATGCTCGAGGGCAACGACGGGCCGCTGGTGATGGAGGTCAACTCCTCCCCCGGCCTGCAGGGGATCGAGACCGCCACGAACCTCGACGTCGCCGGGGCGATCATCGACTTCATCGCCAATCAGGTGGCCTTCCCCGAGATCGATGTGCGCCAGCGGCTCACCGTCTCCACCGGCTACGGCGTGGCCGAGCTCGTCGTGCACGGCGCCGCCGACCTGGTGGGGACCAGGCTCGGCGAGTCCGGGCTGTGGGAGCGGGACATCACGGTGCTCACGCTGCACCGGGGGACGAACGTGATCCCGAACCCCCGCAAGGGCGTCGTACTCGAGGCGGAGGACCGCCTGCTGTGCTTCGGCAAGCTCGAGGAGATGCGGTCGATGATCCCGGAGCGCCGCCGTCGGCGGGCGAAGGTGCGGCGGCTTCCCAAGGAGCCGATCCCGGCCGATCCGGAGACGCAGACTCAGACGGGGTAG
- a CDS encoding aldo/keto reductase yields the protein MAAFGVESTHTVPSPLAAAPEAGAPHPSAPIPVQGPPLGESVRVPLGEGGPTVFPLILGGAEFGWNVDLESSHDILDRYVELGGNALHTADSFAGGRSEHIIGQWLHSRGLRDDVVVGVRVGGHPDNPGLGPVNLVRAVEASLTRLGTDRIDVLYLDATADETTALEDTLATAEWLVDSGKARQIGAIGYAAAQLVEARIFASAGFPRITVLDVPFNVLRRHEFDDDLRLVAGAQAMAVTPSHALEHGFLSGRHRTRARGGLSVRGAQLAASLNRRGTRTLRALDAVGAQLGVPDAAVALAWLLAQKLVTAPIVNAYAPEHVEELVQGIGVHLSRAQLSDIARASE from the coding sequence ATGGCTGCATTCGGCGTTGAGTCGACGCACACGGTGCCGAGTCCGCTCGCCGCTGCGCCCGAGGCCGGTGCGCCGCATCCGTCGGCGCCCATCCCGGTGCAGGGTCCGCCGCTCGGCGAGAGCGTCCGCGTCCCACTCGGCGAGGGCGGCCCCACCGTCTTCCCGCTGATCCTCGGCGGCGCCGAATTCGGGTGGAACGTCGACCTCGAGAGCAGTCACGACATCCTCGACCGGTACGTGGAGCTCGGCGGCAACGCCCTCCACACCGCCGACAGCTTCGCCGGCGGGCGCAGCGAGCACATCATCGGCCAGTGGCTGCACTCGCGCGGGCTGCGCGACGACGTCGTCGTCGGTGTGCGCGTGGGCGGGCATCCCGACAATCCCGGGCTCGGCCCGGTGAACCTCGTGCGGGCGGTCGAGGCGTCGCTCACCCGGCTCGGCACCGATCGCATCGACGTGCTGTACCTCGACGCCACCGCCGATGAGACCACGGCTCTCGAAGACACCCTCGCGACCGCGGAATGGCTGGTCGATTCGGGCAAGGCGCGCCAGATCGGGGCGATCGGCTACGCGGCCGCGCAGCTGGTCGAGGCGCGCATCTTCGCGTCCGCGGGGTTCCCACGGATCACGGTGCTCGACGTGCCGTTCAACGTGCTGCGCCGACACGAGTTCGACGACGACCTGCGTCTGGTGGCGGGGGCCCAGGCGATGGCCGTCACGCCGTCCCACGCACTCGAGCACGGATTCCTCTCCGGCCGTCACCGCACGCGCGCCCGCGGAGGGCTGTCGGTGCGAGGGGCGCAGCTGGCGGCGAGCCTGAACCGCAGGGGCACGCGCACTCTGCGCGCGCTCGACGCCGTGGGCGCTCAGCTGGGCGTTCCCGATGCGGCGGTCGCCCTCGCGTGGCTGCTTGCCCAGAAGCTCGTCACGGCGCCGATCGTGAACGCGTACGCGCCCGAGCATGTCGAAGAGCTCGTGCAGGGCATCGGGGTGCACCTGAGCCGTGCTCAGCTGTCGGACATCGCGCGCGCCTCGGAGTAA
- a CDS encoding DUF4395 domain-containing protein — MPDAPLARPAGGIDPRGPRFTAAVTSVLLLIDVFLGLVGLSADGVAAASLAQRVLDPAFLLLAVIVALFVWGVVSPRTAPWGALFRAALAPRLSPPSELEDPRPPRFAQGVGLVVTSVGLVLHLVGVPWALVVAAAMAFVASFLNAAFGVCLGCMLYLLLQRLGVVGRERPAAA, encoded by the coding sequence ATGCCTGACGCCCCGCTCGCCCGCCCCGCCGGCGGCATCGACCCGCGCGGACCGCGCTTCACCGCCGCCGTCACCTCGGTGCTCCTCCTGATCGACGTGTTCCTGGGGCTGGTGGGTCTGTCGGCCGACGGGGTCGCCGCGGCCTCACTCGCCCAGCGCGTGCTCGATCCCGCTTTCCTCCTGCTGGCGGTCATCGTCGCTCTGTTCGTGTGGGGTGTCGTCTCGCCGCGCACCGCGCCCTGGGGCGCGCTGTTCCGCGCAGCCCTCGCGCCACGGCTGTCGCCGCCGAGCGAGCTCGAAGACCCGCGTCCGCCGCGCTTCGCGCAGGGCGTGGGGCTGGTCGTGACCTCCGTCGGCCTCGTGCTGCACCTGGTCGGTGTGCCGTGGGCTCTCGTCGTGGCCGCGGCGATGGCGTTCGTGGCCTCGTTCCTGAACGCCGCCTTCGGCGTGTGCCTCGGCTGCATGCTGTACCTGCTGCTGCAGCGGCTGGGTGTCGTGGGCCGCGAGCGGCCCGCCGCAGCCTGA
- a CDS encoding TIGR01777 family oxidoreductase — protein sequence MPDPSAQATDGARRVVVAGASGLIGGALTESLRADGVRVTVLVRRPAQHPDEVEWLADDTPLDPGVLAGADAVVGLNGASIGRFPWTSSYRNTLLWSRVLPTQALARAVRELGDDAPALVSASAVGYYGTAPGVVLDEAAPRGETLLADICGEWESAALAAGERARIAVLRTAPVVHPRGVLKPLMQLTRFGVSGPLSRGTQAWPWISLEDEVRAIRHVIDSDLEGPVNLTGPERATANDLGFALARRMNRPYLLRVPAWALRLGLGADAADSLLLSDAYVIPTALENSGFLFRHPTVEDAVAAAVPAP from the coding sequence TTGCCTGACCCCTCGGCGCAGGCGACCGACGGCGCCCGCCGCGTCGTCGTCGCCGGCGCATCCGGGCTGATCGGCGGCGCGCTGACGGAGAGCCTGCGCGCCGACGGCGTGCGCGTCACCGTGCTGGTGCGGCGCCCCGCGCAGCATCCCGACGAGGTCGAGTGGCTCGCCGACGACACGCCGCTGGATCCCGGCGTGCTCGCCGGGGCGGACGCGGTGGTGGGCCTGAACGGGGCCAGCATCGGCCGCTTCCCGTGGACCTCCTCGTACCGCAACACCCTGCTGTGGTCACGGGTGCTTCCGACGCAGGCGCTCGCGCGTGCGGTGCGGGAGCTGGGCGACGACGCGCCCGCGCTCGTGTCGGCATCGGCCGTCGGGTACTACGGCACGGCACCCGGCGTGGTGCTCGACGAGGCGGCGCCGCGGGGCGAGACGCTGCTCGCCGACATCTGCGGCGAATGGGAGTCCGCTGCCCTGGCGGCCGGAGAGCGCGCCCGGATCGCGGTGCTGCGAACCGCACCGGTGGTGCATCCTCGCGGGGTTCTCAAGCCGCTGATGCAGCTCACGCGCTTCGGCGTGAGCGGGCCGCTCTCCCGCGGCACGCAGGCCTGGCCCTGGATCTCCCTCGAAGACGAGGTGCGGGCGATCCGGCATGTGATCGACAGCGACCTCGAAGGGCCGGTCAATCTCACCGGGCCCGAGCGGGCGACCGCCAACGACCTCGGGTTCGCGCTGGCACGGCGCATGAACCGGCCCTACCTGCTGCGGGTGCCCGCCTGGGCGCTGCGGCTCGGACTCGGCGCCGACGCGGCCGACTCGCTGCTGCTCAGCGACGCCTACGTGATCCCGACGGCTCTGGAGAACTCGGGGTTCCTCTTCCGGCACCCGACCGTCGAAGACGCGGTGGCTGCGGCCGTTCCCGCGCCCTAG
- a CDS encoding thymidylate synthase, whose product MGAGRGIVADVTTPTDSGPIPTPYEDLLRDVLAHGAHKDDRTGTGTTSAFGRQIRFDLSQGFPLITTKRVHFKSIAYELLWFLRGESNVRWLQENGVTIWDEWADADGELGPVYGVQWRSWPTPDGAHIDQIAQVIDQIRANPDSRRLIVSAWNPADIPDMALAPCHAMFQFYVADGRLSCQLYQRSADLFLGVPFNIASYALLTLMVAQQTGLEPGDFVWTGGDCHIYDNHLEQVREQLTRAPYRYPTLRFARTPRSIFDYSYDDFVIEDYVHHPAIRGAVAV is encoded by the coding sequence ATGGGGGCGGGCCGGGGTATCGTGGCCGACGTGACGACGCCGACCGACTCCGGGCCGATTCCCACGCCGTACGAAGACCTGCTGCGCGATGTGCTCGCGCACGGCGCGCACAAGGACGACCGCACCGGCACCGGCACGACCAGCGCGTTCGGCCGGCAGATCCGCTTCGACCTCTCCCAGGGTTTCCCTCTCATCACGACCAAGAGGGTCCACTTCAAATCCATCGCGTATGAGCTGCTGTGGTTCCTGCGCGGCGAGTCGAACGTGCGCTGGCTGCAGGAGAACGGGGTCACGATCTGGGATGAATGGGCCGACGCCGACGGCGAGCTCGGTCCCGTCTACGGGGTGCAGTGGCGCTCCTGGCCCACCCCCGACGGTGCGCACATCGACCAGATCGCGCAGGTCATCGACCAGATCCGTGCGAACCCCGACTCCCGGCGGCTGATCGTCTCGGCGTGGAACCCCGCCGACATCCCGGATATGGCGCTCGCTCCGTGTCACGCGATGTTCCAGTTCTATGTGGCCGATGGGCGGCTCTCGTGCCAGCTCTACCAGCGCAGCGCCGACCTCTTCCTCGGCGTGCCCTTCAACATCGCCTCCTACGCGCTGCTCACGCTGATGGTCGCGCAGCAGACCGGCTTGGAGCCGGGCGATTTCGTGTGGACTGGCGGCGACTGCCACATCTACGACAACCACCTCGAACAGGTGCGCGAGCAGCTCACCCGCGCCCCGTATCGCTACCCGACGCTGCGCTTCGCGCGCACCCCGCGGTCGATCTTCGACTACTCCTACGACGACTTCGTGATCGAGGACTACGTGCACCACCCCGCGATCCGCGGGGCGGTCGCGGTATGA
- a CDS encoding OsmC family peroxiredoxin, which yields MTVTSEATTEWKGGLADGSGEVRLVSSGAATLPVNWKARSEGSTSVTTPEELIAAAHASCFSMALSHALGENGTPPESIETTASVTFKPGTGITGSHLNVNASVPGLDPEDFERIAQGAKTGCPVSQALAGVEITLEATLA from the coding sequence ATGACCGTCACGAGCGAAGCGACCACGGAGTGGAAGGGCGGCCTCGCCGACGGATCCGGGGAGGTCCGCCTCGTCTCTTCGGGCGCGGCGACGCTGCCGGTCAACTGGAAGGCCCGCAGCGAAGGATCCACCTCGGTCACCACGCCCGAAGAGCTCATCGCCGCCGCCCACGCGTCCTGCTTCAGCATGGCCCTCTCGCACGCCCTCGGTGAGAACGGGACTCCCCCGGAGTCGATCGAGACGACGGCATCGGTGACCTTCAAGCCGGGCACCGGCATCACCGGAAGCCACCTCAACGTGAACGCCTCCGTGCCCGGTCTCGACCCGGAGGACTTCGAGCGCATCGCCCAGGGCGCCAAGACCGGATGTCCCGTCTCCCAGGCCCTCGCCGGTGTGGAGATCACGCTCGAGGCCACGCTTGCCTGA